From a region of the Spelaeicoccus albus genome:
- a CDS encoding HNH endonuclease has product MTFVGGRDGDWEDRAREAAFQWLDEHSDDEHPLFERADLASWTFEGKRIALIDRQRGIRKPAEFRAALSIMTTFTPPGQTPPYEDAAGDDGLLRYKYRGKDAAHPENRALRNAMAEHVPLIWFTAVEPGRYLAVRPVWIVDDNPRELEFSIAVDSAQYALARAGTLSDERSYAERLTQQRLHQPLFRARVLSVYHSECAICHLNHAGLLDAAHIIEDGKPNGLPVVPNGLSMCKIHHAAYDRNIIGVRPDAVVEVRTDILHEIDGPMLKYGIQQMHGARLTLPGTRAARPDPERLEARYEEFRSAVA; this is encoded by the coding sequence ATGACGTTCGTGGGCGGACGCGACGGCGACTGGGAAGATCGTGCGCGTGAAGCTGCATTCCAATGGCTCGACGAGCACAGCGACGATGAGCATCCGCTTTTCGAGCGTGCAGATCTTGCTTCCTGGACTTTTGAGGGCAAACGCATAGCGCTGATCGATCGCCAACGAGGAATTCGTAAGCCGGCGGAATTTCGCGCCGCCTTGTCGATCATGACGACTTTCACGCCCCCGGGTCAGACGCCGCCGTATGAAGATGCAGCCGGCGACGACGGGTTGCTCCGCTACAAATACCGCGGCAAGGACGCCGCACACCCCGAAAACAGGGCGCTGAGAAACGCCATGGCCGAGCACGTTCCGCTTATCTGGTTCACGGCGGTCGAGCCAGGACGATATCTGGCGGTACGTCCGGTGTGGATAGTGGACGATAATCCGCGTGAGCTTGAATTCTCCATCGCTGTCGACAGCGCCCAATACGCGCTCGCGAGGGCGGGCACGCTCAGCGACGAGCGTAGCTACGCAGAGCGTTTGACGCAGCAACGGCTTCACCAGCCGCTATTTCGGGCACGTGTTTTGTCTGTATACCATTCGGAATGTGCGATCTGCCATCTCAACCATGCCGGTCTTCTCGATGCTGCGCACATTATCGAAGACGGAAAACCAAATGGGTTGCCAGTCGTTCCTAACGGACTGTCGATGTGCAAAATTCACCATGCCGCTTACGACCGCAACATTATTGGGGTTCGACCGGATGCGGTTGTCGAGGTGAGGACGGACATTTTGCACGAGATAGACGGCCCGATGCTCAAGTACGGAATCCAGCAGATGCATGGTGCTCGGCTGACTTTGCCGGGCACGCGTGCCGCCCGCCCCGACCCGGAACGCCTTGAAGCGCGTTACGAGGAGTTCAGGTC